In Homo sapiens chromosome 11, GRCh38.p14 Primary Assembly, one DNA window encodes the following:
- the ZNF214 gene encoding zinc finger protein 214 isoform 2 (isoform 2 is encoded by transcript variant 2) — protein sequence MAVTFEDVTIIFTWEEWKFLDSSQKRLYREVMWENYTNVMSVENWNESYKSQEEKFRYLEYENFSYWQGWWNAGAQMYENQNYGETVQGTDSKDLTQQDRSQCQEWLILSTQVPGYGNYELTFESKSLRNLKYKNFMPWQSLETKTTQDYGREIYMSGSHGFQGGRYRLGISRKNLSMEKEQKLIVQHSYIPVEEALPQYVGVICQEDLLRDSMEEKYCGCNKCKGIYYWNSRCVFHKRNQPGENLCQCSICKACFSQRSDLYRHPRNHIGKKLYGCDEVDGNFHQSSGVHFHQRVHIGEVPYSCNACGKSFSQISSLHNHQRVHTEEKFYKIECDKDLSRNSLLHIHQRLHIGEKPFKCNQCGKSFNRSSVLHVHQRVHTGEKPYKCDECGKGFSQSSNLRIHQLVHTGEKSYKCEDCGKGFTQRSNLQIHQRVHTGEKPYKCDDCGKDFSHSSDLRIHQRVHTGEKPYTCPECGKGFSKSSKLHTHQRVHTGEKPYKCEECGKGFSQRSHLLIHQRVHTGEKPYKCHDCGKGFSHSSNLHIHQRVHTGEKPYQCAKCGKGFSHSSALRIHQRVHAGEKPYKCREYYKGFDHNSHLHNNHRRGNL from the exons ATGGCAGTAACATTTGAAGATGTGACTATTATTTTTACATGGGAGGAGTGGAAATTCCTGGATTCTTCTCAAAAAAGACTCTACAGGGAGGTCATGTGGGAGAACTACACAAATGTCATGTCAGTAG aaaactgGAATGAGAGCTACAAATCCCAAGAAGAAAAATTCAGATACTTAGAATATGAAAATTTTTCCTACTGGCAAGGCTGGTGGAATGCTGGCGCCCAGATGTATGAGAATCAGAACTATGGGGAAACTGTTCAAGGGACAGATTCCAAAGACCTCACACAGCAAGATCGTTCCCAGTGTCAGGAATGGTTAATACTCTCCACACAAGTACCAGGGTATGGGAACTATGAACTGACTTTTGAAAGCAAAAGTCTcaggaacttaaaatataaaaattttatgccTTGGCAGTCCTTAGAAACAAAAACCACTCAAGACTATGGTAGAGAAATCTACATGAGTGGTTCACATGGTTTTCAAGGGGGCAGATACCGTCTTGGCATATCCAGGAAAAACCTCTCCATGGAAAAAGAACAGAAGCTCATAGTTCAGCATTCTTATATCCCAGTGGAGGAAGCCCTTCCACAGTATGTTGGGGTGATATGTCAAGAAGACCTACTGAGAGATTCAATGGAAGAAAAGTACTGTGGATGTAATAAATGTAAAGGAATTTATTATTGGAACTCACGGTGTGTTTTCCACAAGAGAAATCAACCTGGAGAAAACCTCTGTCAATGCTCCATCTGTAAAGCATGCTTCTCTCAGAGATCAGACTTGTATAGACATCCAAGAAACCACATAGGTAAGAAGCTGTACGGATGTGATGAAGTTGACGGTAACTTTCATCAGAGCTCCGGAGTTCACTTTCATCAGAGAGTTCACATAGGGGAGGTACCTTATAGCTGTAATGCATGTGGTAAGAGCTTCAGCCAGATCTCTAGTCTTCACAATCATCAAAGAGTCCACACAGAAGAGAAATTCTATAAAATTGAGTGTGATAAAGACCTCAGTAGAAATTCATTACTTCACATTCACCAGAGACTTCACATAGGAGAGAAGCCTTTTAAATGTAATCAGTGTGGTAAGAGTTTTAATCGGAGTTCAGTACTTCATGTTCATCAGAGAGTCCACAcaggagaaaaaccatataaGTGTGATGAGTGTGGTAAGGGTTTCAGCCAGAGCTCAAATCTTCGAATTCATCAGTTAGTACACACAGGAGAGAAGTCTTATAAATGTGAAGACTGTGGTAAAGGCTTTACCCAGCGCTCAAATCTTCAAATTCATCAGAGAGTgcatacaggagagaaaccttataaATGTGATGACTGTGGAAAGGACTTTAGTCACAGCTCAGATCTTCGCATTCATCAGAGAGTCCATACAGGGGAGAAACCCTATACTTGTCCTGAATGTGGGAAGGGCTTCAGTAAGAGTTCAAAGCTTCACACTCATCAAAGAGtacatactggagagaaaccctacaaatgtgaagagtgTGGCAAGGGATTCAGTCAGCGTTCACATCTTCTCATTCATCAGAGAGTCCATACAGGAGAAAAGCCCTATAAATGTCATGATTGTGGAAAGGGTTTTAGTCACAGTTCTAATCTTCACATTCATCAGAGGGTCCATACAGGAGAGAAGCCTTATCAATGTGCTAAGTGTGGTAAAGGTTTCAGTCATAGCTCAGCTCTTCGAATTCATCAAAGAGTCCATgcaggagagaaaccttacaaatgccGTGAATATTATAAGGGATTTGATCATAATTCACATCTTCACAATAATCATAGAAGAGGAAACTTATAA
- the ZNF214 gene encoding zinc finger protein 214 isoform X2 codes for MGGVEIPGFFSKKTLQGGHVGELHKCHVKNWNESYKSQEEKFRYLEYENFSYWQGWWNAGAQMYENQNYGETVQGTDSKDLTQQDRSQCQEWLILSTQVPGYGNYELTFESKSLRNLKYKNFMPWQSLETKTTQDYGREIYMSGSHGFQGGRYRLGISRKNLSMEKEQKLIVQHSYIPVEEALPQYVGVICQEDLLRDSMEEKYCGCNKCKGIYYWNSRCVFHKRNQPGENLCQCSICKACFSQRSDLYRHPRNHIGKKLYGCDEVDGNFHQSSGVHFHQRVHIGEVPYSCNACGKSFSQISSLHNHQRVHTEEKFYKIECDKDLSRNSLLHIHQRLHIGEKPFKCNQCGKSFNRSSVLHVHQRVHTGEKPYKCDECGKGFSQSSNLRIHQLVHTGEKSYKCEDCGKGFTQRSNLQIHQRVHTGEKPYKCDDCGKDFSHSSDLRIHQRVHTGEKPYTCPECGKGFSKSSKLHTHQRVHTGEKPYKCEECGKGFSQRSHLLIHQRVHTGEKPYKCHDCGKGFSHSSNLHIHQRVHTGEKPYQCAKCGKGFSHSSALRIHQRVHAGEKPYKCREYYKGFDHNSHLHNNHRRGNL; via the exons ATGGGAGGAGTGGAAATTCCTGGATTCTTCTCAAAAAAGACTCTACAGGGAGGTCATGTGGGAGAACTACACAAATGTCATGTCA aaaactgGAATGAGAGCTACAAATCCCAAGAAGAAAAATTCAGATACTTAGAATATGAAAATTTTTCCTACTGGCAAGGCTGGTGGAATGCTGGCGCCCAGATGTATGAGAATCAGAACTATGGGGAAACTGTTCAAGGGACAGATTCCAAAGACCTCACACAGCAAGATCGTTCCCAGTGTCAGGAATGGTTAATACTCTCCACACAAGTACCAGGGTATGGGAACTATGAACTGACTTTTGAAAGCAAAAGTCTcaggaacttaaaatataaaaattttatgccTTGGCAGTCCTTAGAAACAAAAACCACTCAAGACTATGGTAGAGAAATCTACATGAGTGGTTCACATGGTTTTCAAGGGGGCAGATACCGTCTTGGCATATCCAGGAAAAACCTCTCCATGGAAAAAGAACAGAAGCTCATAGTTCAGCATTCTTATATCCCAGTGGAGGAAGCCCTTCCACAGTATGTTGGGGTGATATGTCAAGAAGACCTACTGAGAGATTCAATGGAAGAAAAGTACTGTGGATGTAATAAATGTAAAGGAATTTATTATTGGAACTCACGGTGTGTTTTCCACAAGAGAAATCAACCTGGAGAAAACCTCTGTCAATGCTCCATCTGTAAAGCATGCTTCTCTCAGAGATCAGACTTGTATAGACATCCAAGAAACCACATAGGTAAGAAGCTGTACGGATGTGATGAAGTTGACGGTAACTTTCATCAGAGCTCCGGAGTTCACTTTCATCAGAGAGTTCACATAGGGGAGGTACCTTATAGCTGTAATGCATGTGGTAAGAGCTTCAGCCAGATCTCTAGTCTTCACAATCATCAAAGAGTCCACACAGAAGAGAAATTCTATAAAATTGAGTGTGATAAAGACCTCAGTAGAAATTCATTACTTCACATTCACCAGAGACTTCACATAGGAGAGAAGCCTTTTAAATGTAATCAGTGTGGTAAGAGTTTTAATCGGAGTTCAGTACTTCATGTTCATCAGAGAGTCCACAcaggagaaaaaccatataaGTGTGATGAGTGTGGTAAGGGTTTCAGCCAGAGCTCAAATCTTCGAATTCATCAGTTAGTACACACAGGAGAGAAGTCTTATAAATGTGAAGACTGTGGTAAAGGCTTTACCCAGCGCTCAAATCTTCAAATTCATCAGAGAGTgcatacaggagagaaaccttataaATGTGATGACTGTGGAAAGGACTTTAGTCACAGCTCAGATCTTCGCATTCATCAGAGAGTCCATACAGGGGAGAAACCCTATACTTGTCCTGAATGTGGGAAGGGCTTCAGTAAGAGTTCAAAGCTTCACACTCATCAAAGAGtacatactggagagaaaccctacaaatgtgaagagtgTGGCAAGGGATTCAGTCAGCGTTCACATCTTCTCATTCATCAGAGAGTCCATACAGGAGAAAAGCCCTATAAATGTCATGATTGTGGAAAGGGTTTTAGTCACAGTTCTAATCTTCACATTCATCAGAGGGTCCATACAGGAGAGAAGCCTTATCAATGTGCTAAGTGTGGTAAAGGTTTCAGTCATAGCTCAGCTCTTCGAATTCATCAAAGAGTCCATgcaggagagaaaccttacaaatgccGTGAATATTATAAGGGATTTGATCATAATTCACATCTTCACAATAATCATAGAAGAGGAAACTTATAA
- the ZNF214 gene encoding zinc finger protein 214 isoform 1 (isoform 1 is encoded by transcript variant 1) has product MPPFYSLIFDQMAVTFEDVTIIFTWEEWKFLDSSQKRLYREVMWENYTNVMSVENWNESYKSQEEKFRYLEYENFSYWQGWWNAGAQMYENQNYGETVQGTDSKDLTQQDRSQCQEWLILSTQVPGYGNYELTFESKSLRNLKYKNFMPWQSLETKTTQDYGREIYMSGSHGFQGGRYRLGISRKNLSMEKEQKLIVQHSYIPVEEALPQYVGVICQEDLLRDSMEEKYCGCNKCKGIYYWNSRCVFHKRNQPGENLCQCSICKACFSQRSDLYRHPRNHIGKKLYGCDEVDGNFHQSSGVHFHQRVHIGEVPYSCNACGKSFSQISSLHNHQRVHTEEKFYKIECDKDLSRNSLLHIHQRLHIGEKPFKCNQCGKSFNRSSVLHVHQRVHTGEKPYKCDECGKGFSQSSNLRIHQLVHTGEKSYKCEDCGKGFTQRSNLQIHQRVHTGEKPYKCDDCGKDFSHSSDLRIHQRVHTGEKPYTCPECGKGFSKSSKLHTHQRVHTGEKPYKCEECGKGFSQRSHLLIHQRVHTGEKPYKCHDCGKGFSHSSNLHIHQRVHTGEKPYQCAKCGKGFSHSSALRIHQRVHAGEKPYKCREYYKGFDHNSHLHNNHRRGNL; this is encoded by the exons CCTGATCTTTGACCAGATGGCAGTAACATTTGAAGATGTGACTATTATTTTTACATGGGAGGAGTGGAAATTCCTGGATTCTTCTCAAAAAAGACTCTACAGGGAGGTCATGTGGGAGAACTACACAAATGTCATGTCAGTAG aaaactgGAATGAGAGCTACAAATCCCAAGAAGAAAAATTCAGATACTTAGAATATGAAAATTTTTCCTACTGGCAAGGCTGGTGGAATGCTGGCGCCCAGATGTATGAGAATCAGAACTATGGGGAAACTGTTCAAGGGACAGATTCCAAAGACCTCACACAGCAAGATCGTTCCCAGTGTCAGGAATGGTTAATACTCTCCACACAAGTACCAGGGTATGGGAACTATGAACTGACTTTTGAAAGCAAAAGTCTcaggaacttaaaatataaaaattttatgccTTGGCAGTCCTTAGAAACAAAAACCACTCAAGACTATGGTAGAGAAATCTACATGAGTGGTTCACATGGTTTTCAAGGGGGCAGATACCGTCTTGGCATATCCAGGAAAAACCTCTCCATGGAAAAAGAACAGAAGCTCATAGTTCAGCATTCTTATATCCCAGTGGAGGAAGCCCTTCCACAGTATGTTGGGGTGATATGTCAAGAAGACCTACTGAGAGATTCAATGGAAGAAAAGTACTGTGGATGTAATAAATGTAAAGGAATTTATTATTGGAACTCACGGTGTGTTTTCCACAAGAGAAATCAACCTGGAGAAAACCTCTGTCAATGCTCCATCTGTAAAGCATGCTTCTCTCAGAGATCAGACTTGTATAGACATCCAAGAAACCACATAGGTAAGAAGCTGTACGGATGTGATGAAGTTGACGGTAACTTTCATCAGAGCTCCGGAGTTCACTTTCATCAGAGAGTTCACATAGGGGAGGTACCTTATAGCTGTAATGCATGTGGTAAGAGCTTCAGCCAGATCTCTAGTCTTCACAATCATCAAAGAGTCCACACAGAAGAGAAATTCTATAAAATTGAGTGTGATAAAGACCTCAGTAGAAATTCATTACTTCACATTCACCAGAGACTTCACATAGGAGAGAAGCCTTTTAAATGTAATCAGTGTGGTAAGAGTTTTAATCGGAGTTCAGTACTTCATGTTCATCAGAGAGTCCACAcaggagaaaaaccatataaGTGTGATGAGTGTGGTAAGGGTTTCAGCCAGAGCTCAAATCTTCGAATTCATCAGTTAGTACACACAGGAGAGAAGTCTTATAAATGTGAAGACTGTGGTAAAGGCTTTACCCAGCGCTCAAATCTTCAAATTCATCAGAGAGTgcatacaggagagaaaccttataaATGTGATGACTGTGGAAAGGACTTTAGTCACAGCTCAGATCTTCGCATTCATCAGAGAGTCCATACAGGGGAGAAACCCTATACTTGTCCTGAATGTGGGAAGGGCTTCAGTAAGAGTTCAAAGCTTCACACTCATCAAAGAGtacatactggagagaaaccctacaaatgtgaagagtgTGGCAAGGGATTCAGTCAGCGTTCACATCTTCTCATTCATCAGAGAGTCCATACAGGAGAAAAGCCCTATAAATGTCATGATTGTGGAAAGGGTTTTAGTCACAGTTCTAATCTTCACATTCATCAGAGGGTCCATACAGGAGAGAAGCCTTATCAATGTGCTAAGTGTGGTAAAGGTTTCAGTCATAGCTCAGCTCTTCGAATTCATCAAAGAGTCCATgcaggagagaaaccttacaaatgccGTGAATATTATAAGGGATTTGATCATAATTCACATCTTCACAATAATCATAGAAGAGGAAACTTATAA